Proteins from one Corynebacterium testudinoris genomic window:
- the rplD gene encoding 50S ribosomal protein L4 has protein sequence MTNLKLDVHTAEGKTDGQVELPAEIFDREVSIALMHQVVNAQLAGARQGTHSTKTRAEVRGGGRKPFRQKGTGRARQGSIRAPHFTGGGISHGPKPRDYSQRTPKKMKAAALCGALSDRARNDRIHVITELVPGQTPSTKSARAFFARLTDRRNILFVVGREDLNARRSANNLPNVHILDASQLNTYDVLYSDDVVFSVEALHALINRNQVADKEEN, from the coding sequence ATGACCAATCTGAAGCTCGACGTCCACACCGCTGAAGGTAAGACTGATGGCCAGGTGGAGCTGCCGGCCGAGATCTTCGACCGCGAGGTGTCCATCGCTCTGATGCACCAGGTCGTCAACGCCCAGCTCGCTGGCGCCCGTCAGGGCACCCACTCCACGAAGACCCGTGCAGAGGTCCGTGGCGGTGGCCGCAAGCCGTTCCGCCAGAAGGGTACCGGTCGCGCCCGCCAGGGTTCGATCCGCGCACCGCACTTCACCGGCGGCGGCATCTCGCACGGCCCCAAGCCGCGCGACTACAGCCAGCGCACCCCCAAGAAGATGAAGGCTGCTGCACTCTGCGGCGCCCTGTCCGACCGCGCCCGCAACGATCGCATTCATGTGATCACCGAGCTCGTTCCCGGCCAGACCCCGTCGACTAAGTCGGCTCGTGCCTTCTTCGCTCGTCTCACCGATCGCCGCAACATCCTGTTCGTGGTTGGTCGCGAGGACCTCAATGCCCGTCGCAGCGCCAACAACCTGCCGAACGTCCACATCCTGGACGCTAGCCAGCTGAACACCTACGACGTGCTGTACTCCGACGACGTTGTGTTCTCCGTTGAGGCTCTGCATGCCCTCATCAACCGCAACCAGGTTGCGGACAAGGAGGAGAACTAA
- the rplW gene encoding 50S ribosomal protein L23 → MAKIANPRDIIVAPVLSEKSYRLMEQDVYTFLVNPTSNKTQIKIAVEQIFGVKVASVNTVNREGKRKRTRTGYGQRKATKRAYVTLREGSDSIDIFGGSAA, encoded by the coding sequence ATGGCTAAGATCGCCAACCCGCGTGACATCATCGTCGCTCCGGTTCTGTCCGAGAAGTCCTACCGGTTGATGGAGCAGGACGTGTACACGTTCCTGGTCAACCCGACTTCCAACAAGACCCAGATCAAGATTGCTGTCGAGCAGATCTTCGGCGTCAAGGTTGCTTCCGTCAACACCGTCAACCGCGAGGGCAAGCGCAAGCGCACCCGCACCGGTTACGGCCAGCGCAAGGCAACCAAGCGCGCCTACGTGACCCTCCGTGAGGGCAGCGACTCCATCGACATCTTCGGCGGCTCCGCCGCTTAA
- the rplB gene encoding 50S ribosomal protein L2 has protein sequence MAIRKYKPTTPGRRQSSVSQFEEITRSTPEKSLLRPIHKTGGRNSHGHITTRHKGGGHKRRYRVIDFRRNDKDGVLAKVAHIEYDPNRTANIALLHYFDGEKRYIIAPKGLKQGTIIESGANADIKVGNNLPLRNIPTGTTIHNVELKPGAGAKLARSAGSSIQLLGKEGTYAVLRMPSTEIRRVDIRCRATVGEVGNADQINIRWGKAGRMRWKGVRPTVRGVVMNPVDHPHGGGEGKTSGGRHPVSPWGQKEGRTRNPNRYSNNMIVRRRRSNKKR, from the coding sequence ATGGCTATTCGTAAATACAAGCCGACAACTCCGGGTCGCCGTCAGAGCTCCGTTTCCCAGTTCGAGGAGATCACTCGCTCGACTCCGGAAAAGTCTCTGCTGCGCCCGATCCACAAGACCGGTGGACGTAACTCCCACGGTCATATCACCACCCGCCACAAGGGTGGCGGACACAAGCGTCGCTACCGCGTCATCGACTTCCGTCGCAATGACAAGGACGGCGTGCTGGCCAAGGTCGCTCACATCGAGTACGACCCGAACCGCACCGCCAACATCGCGCTGCTGCACTACTTCGATGGCGAGAAGCGCTACATCATCGCTCCGAAGGGCCTGAAGCAGGGCACGATCATTGAGTCCGGCGCCAACGCCGACATCAAGGTCGGCAACAACCTGCCGCTGCGCAACATCCCGACCGGTACGACCATCCACAACGTCGAGCTGAAGCCGGGCGCCGGCGCTAAGCTCGCTCGTTCTGCTGGTTCGTCCATCCAGCTTCTGGGTAAGGAAGGCACCTACGCTGTTCTGCGTATGCCCTCCACCGAGATCCGCCGCGTGGACATCCGCTGCCGGGCGACCGTTGGTGAGGTCGGCAACGCCGATCAGATCAACATCCGCTGGGGCAAGGCCGGCCGTATGCGTTGGAAGGGCGTTCGCCCGACCGTCCGTGGTGTCGTCATGAACCCGGTCGATCACCCGCACGGCGGTGGCGAGGGCAAGACGTCGGGTGGCCGCCACCCGGTGTCGCCGTGGGGCCAGAAGGAAGGCCGCACCCGCAACCCGAACCGCTACTCCAACAACATGATCGTGCGTCGCCGCCGGTCCAACAAGAAGCGCTAA
- the rpsS gene encoding 30S ribosomal protein S19, translating into MPRSLKKGPFVDEHLLNKVDAQNEAGTKQVIKTWSRRSTILPDFIGHTFAVHDGRKHVPVFVDDSMVGHKLGEFAPTKTFKGHIKDDKKGRR; encoded by the coding sequence ATGCCACGCAGCCTTAAGAAGGGCCCGTTCGTCGATGAGCACCTCCTCAACAAGGTCGATGCTCAGAACGAGGCCGGCACGAAGCAGGTCATCAAGACCTGGTCCCGCCGTTCCACCATTCTGCCGGACTTCATCGGTCACACTTTCGCCGTTCACGACGGTCGCAAGCACGTGCCGGTGTTCGTGGACGACTCCATGGTCGGCCACAAGCTCGGTGAATTCGCACCCACCAAGACCTTTAAGGGTCACATCAAGGACGACAAGAAGGGACGTCGATAG
- the rplV gene encoding 50S ribosomal protein L22: MSDTITSARATAKYVRTSPMKARRVLDLVRGKSVAEALAILKYAPQDAAKPVAKVVASAAANAENNFGLDPRTLVISEAYANEGPTMRRFQPRAQGRAFQIRKRSSHITVVVESQKEGAK, translated from the coding sequence ATGAGTGACACCATCACCTCCGCACGCGCGACGGCCAAGTACGTCCGTACCTCCCCGATGAAGGCACGCCGCGTTCTCGATCTGGTTCGCGGCAAGTCCGTCGCCGAGGCTCTTGCCATTTTGAAGTACGCTCCGCAGGACGCCGCTAAGCCGGTGGCCAAGGTTGTCGCTTCCGCGGCCGCCAACGCTGAGAACAACTTCGGCCTGGACCCGCGCACCCTGGTCATCTCGGAGGCTTACGCCAACGAGGGACCGACCATGCGTCGTTTCCAGCCGCGCGCACAGGGCCGTGCTTTCCAAATCCGTAAGCGTTCCAGCCACATCACCGTTGTGGTTGAGAGCCAGAAGGAAGGGGCCAAGTAG
- the rpsC gene encoding 30S ribosomal protein S3, with protein sequence MGQKIHPHGLRLGITSDWKSHWFAEKQYADYLAEDIKIREFLSKGLDRAGIADVVIERTRDRVRVDIHTARPGIVIGRRGAEADRIRRELEKLTGKMVALNILEVKNIDANAALVAQSIAEQLVNRVAFRRAMRKAIQSAMRQPQVKGIKVVCSGRLGGAEMSRTERYHEGRVPLHTLRAEIDYGTHEAHTTFGRIGVKVWIYKGDVVGGRRESEINAPAERRGRGDRNERGGRPRRGGQRRQRAEQKQEG encoded by the coding sequence GTGGGCCAGAAGATTCATCCTCACGGCCTCCGGCTGGGCATCACTTCCGACTGGAAGTCCCACTGGTTCGCCGAGAAGCAGTACGCTGATTACCTCGCCGAGGACATCAAGATCCGCGAGTTCCTGTCCAAGGGCCTCGACCGCGCCGGCATCGCCGACGTCGTCATCGAGCGCACCCGCGACCGGGTCCGCGTCGACATTCACACCGCTCGCCCGGGCATCGTGATTGGCCGCCGCGGCGCTGAGGCTGATCGTATTCGCCGCGAGCTGGAAAAGCTCACCGGCAAGATGGTCGCCCTCAACATCCTCGAGGTCAAGAACATCGACGCCAACGCAGCTCTGGTGGCTCAGTCCATCGCCGAGCAGCTGGTCAACCGTGTCGCGTTCCGTCGCGCCATGCGTAAGGCCATCCAGTCCGCCATGCGCCAGCCGCAGGTCAAGGGCATCAAGGTTGTGTGTTCCGGTCGTCTCGGCGGTGCCGAGATGTCCCGCACCGAGCGCTACCACGAGGGTCGCGTTCCGCTGCACACCCTGCGCGCTGAGATCGATTACGGCACCCACGAGGCCCACACCACCTTCGGACGCATTGGCGTCAAGGTGTGGATCTACAAGGGTGACGTCGTCGGTGGTCGTCGCGAGTCTGAGATCAACGCCCCGGCTGAGCGCCGTGGCCGCGGTGACCGCAACGAGCGTGGCGGCCGTCCGCGCCGTGGCGGCCAGCGTCGCCAGCGCGCCGAGCAGAAGCAGGAGGGCTAA